The nucleotide window GCAAGATCAAGCTGTACGAAGACTCCGTTCCGCTGTTCAACCGCTTCCAGATCGAAAGCCAGATCGAAACGGCCTTCCAGCGTGAAGTGAAACTGCCGTCCGGCGGCTCCATTGTCATCGACCCGACCGAAGCCCTGGTATCCATCGACATCAACTCGGCGCGCGCCACCAAGGGCGGCGATATCGAGGAAACCGCGCTGCAGACCAACCTGGAAGCAGCCGAAGAAATCGCCCGTCAGCTGCGCCTGCGCGACATCGGCGGTCTGATCGTGATCGACTTCATCGACATGACCCCGGCGAAAAACCAGCGCGCCGTCGAAGAGAAGATGCGCGAAGCGCTGGAAGCCGACCGCGCGCGCATCCAGGTCGGGCGTATTTCGCGCTTCGGCCTGCTGGAGATGTCCCGCCAGCGCCTGCGCCCGTCGCTCGGCGAGACCAGCGGCATCGTCTGCCCGCGCTGTAATGGCCAGGGGATCATTCGCGACGTCGAGTCGTTGTCGCTGGCGATTCTGCGCCTGATCGAGGAAGAGGCGCTGAAGGACCGCACCGCCGAAGTCCGCGCCCGTGTGCCGTTCCAGGTTGCGGCATTCCTGCTCAACGAAAAGCGCAACGCCATCACCAAAATCGAACTGCGCACCCGCGCACGCATCTTCATCCTGCCGGACGATCACCTGGAAACGCCGCACTTCGAAGTCCAGCGCCTGCGTGACGACAGCCCGGAGATCGCCGCTGGCCACGCCAGCTACGAGATGAGCCACAGCGAAGCCGAGGAAGTCCAGCCGGTCAGCTCGACCCGTACATTGGTACGTCAAGAGGCCGCGGTGAAGACCGCGCCGCAGCGCAGCACACCCGCTCCGGCACCGGCCGCAACGACGGCCGTCGAGGCACCGGCGCCTGCCGCCACGCCCGAGCCGAGCCTGTTCAAGGGACTGATCAAGTCGCTGGTCGGCTTGTTCGCCGGCAAGCAGGAAGAGCCGAAAGCAGCCGTTACCGCCGAGACCAAGCCGGCCGGCAATCGCACGCCGCGCAATGAAGAGCGTCGCAGCGGACGTCAGCAAAATCGTCGTCGTGACGGCCGTGGTCGCGACGAGGAACGCGCACCGCGTGAGGAACGCAAGCCGCGTGAAGAGCGCGCCTCCCGTGAGGAGCGCCAACCGCGCGAAGAACGCCAGCCGCGACCGCCTCGCGAGGAGCGCAAGCCGCGCGAGCAGCTCGAAACCGCCGAAGCTCAGCCGCGCCGTGAACGCGGCCCGCGTGAAGAACGCCAGCCGCGCGAGGAGCGCAAGCGCGAACTGCGCGCGCCGCTGGATGAAGCCAGCGCACTGGAGACTCCAAGCGAAGAGCTGACCGAACGCAAGCCTCGACCGCCGCGTGAGGAACGCAAGCCGCGTGCCGAGCAGGTACCCAGCGAGGAAGAGCTGCAGCAGAACGAGGAAAACGCCGAGGAAGACCAGGAAGCCACCGACGGCGAGCGTCCCCGTCGCCGTTCCCGCGGTCAGCGCCGCCGCAGCAATCGTCGCGAGCGCCAGCGTGACGCCGATGGCAACGAAATCGCCGAAGCAGGCGAAGACAACGCGCCGGTGAAGAGCGAGGACATCGCCGTCGCTGCCACGGCCGCCGCCATCGTTGCAAGCGCCGAAGCGGAGCCGCAAGCCGACACGTCGTCGGCAGCCGAAGTCGCCACCGCTGCAGAGACCGAAGCAGTCATCGAGAGTACGACTGTCGCCGAAGAAGCACCGCAAGCAGCGATCGAGCACCCCGCGACGCTTGTTGAAGAGCAGCCGGCCGTCGCAGCTGAAACCATTGCGGAAACGCCGGAAACTGCGGTCGTCGAGCCGGCGGCGGAAGCGCCTGCGCCGGTCGAGCCGAGCGCCGAGCAAACGGCACCGGCAGTCGCGCCCAGTGGTCGCGCACCCAACGACCCGCGAGAGGTACGCCGTCGTCAGCGCGAAGCCGAGCGCCTTGCGGCACTGGCTGCCGCGGCGCCGGTGCAAGCCGAACAAGAAGCTCCGAGCATCGCGCAGCAGCCGCTGGCCGCTGCAGAGATCGTCGTGAGCGAGCCCGAGATTGCCGCACCGCAAACCGAGACACAGGCCGAGGTGCAGCCATCGGAACAGCCTGAACCGCATGCAGCCCCGAGCGAACCGGAGCAGGCTGTGTCGGCGCACGAGCCACACGTTGTCGCGGAGCCCGCGCCGGAAGTCGAGCAGGCGCCGCTGCCTGAACAAGGCGAGCAAGACGACAAGGACAAGCCTCAGGCCTGACCCACGCCAAAACGAAAAAAGGGATGCTTCGGCATCCCTTTTTTCGTTCAGGCGGCGCGATCAAGTAAGGCCAGCCGACCAAAGCGCAATAGCCGGCATTTCGCCATCAGCGCACCATCCACGCGCCGTGCGATTCCGCAAACCCGAGGGTGCCGATGAATCTGTCGCTGATGAACCGTTACGCCTTCTACGCGTTCTGCGTGCTGTTCACCCTGTTCAGCCTTCCCTGGCTCGAAAAGGTCTGGGGGCTGACCCTGGTCACGGCATTGCTGAGCGCCATCGGCACGCTGGACCTGCTGCAACCCCGGCAGGCTGTGCGACGCAACTACCCGATCCTCGGCAACCTGGGCTACCTGATCGAGACCATCCGCCCGGAAATTCGCCAGTACCTGCTGGAGAACGACAGCGATCCCCTGCCCTTTTCCCGAGCACAGCGATCGCTGGTGTACGCCCGCGCGAAGAACGAAGTGGCCGACAAGCCCTTCGGTACGCTCAGCGACGTCTATGGCGCCGGCTTCGAGTTCATCGGTCATTCGATCCGCACGGCGCCGCACAGCGATCCATCAAGCTTTCGCGTCAGCATCGGCGGTCCGCAATGCCGCCAGCCTTACGGCGCGTCGATCTTCAACATCTCCGCGATGAGCTTCGGCTCTCTCAGCGCCAACGCGATCCGTGCGCTCAATCGTGGCGCCAAGCTCGGCAACTTCGCCCACGACACCGGCGAAGGCAGCATCAGCCGTTATCATCGCGAGTACGGCGGTGATCTGATCTGGGAACTGGGCAGCGGTTACTTTGGCTGCCGCGAC belongs to Pseudomonas phenolilytica and includes:
- the rne gene encoding ribonuclease E, which encodes MKRMLINATQPEELRVALVDGQRLFDLDIESGAREQKKANIYKGKITRVEPSLEAAFVDFGAERHGFLPLKEISREYFSKAPEGRVNIKEVLKEGQEVIVQVEKEERGNKGAALTTFISLAGRYLVLMPNNPRAGGISRRIEGEERNELREALNGINVPADMGLIVRTAGLGRSSEELQWDLDYLLQLWTAVKDASQGRAAPFLIYQESNVIIRAIRDYLRQDIGEVLIDSVEAQDEALSFIQQVMPQYASKIKLYEDSVPLFNRFQIESQIETAFQREVKLPSGGSIVIDPTEALVSIDINSARATKGGDIEETALQTNLEAAEEIARQLRLRDIGGLIVIDFIDMTPAKNQRAVEEKMREALEADRARIQVGRISRFGLLEMSRQRLRPSLGETSGIVCPRCNGQGIIRDVESLSLAILRLIEEEALKDRTAEVRARVPFQVAAFLLNEKRNAITKIELRTRARIFILPDDHLETPHFEVQRLRDDSPEIAAGHASYEMSHSEAEEVQPVSSTRTLVRQEAAVKTAPQRSTPAPAPAATTAVEAPAPAATPEPSLFKGLIKSLVGLFAGKQEEPKAAVTAETKPAGNRTPRNEERRSGRQQNRRRDGRGRDEERAPREERKPREERASREERQPREERQPRPPREERKPREQLETAEAQPRRERGPREERQPREERKRELRAPLDEASALETPSEELTERKPRPPREERKPRAEQVPSEEELQQNEENAEEDQEATDGERPRRRSRGQRRRSNRRERQRDADGNEIAEAGEDNAPVKSEDIAVAATAAAIVASAEAEPQADTSSAAEVATAAETEAVIESTTVAEEAPQAAIEHPATLVEEQPAVAAETIAETPETAVVEPAAEAPAPVEPSAEQTAPAVAPSGRAPNDPREVRRRQREAERLAALAAAAPVQAEQEAPSIAQQPLAAAEIVVSEPEIAAPQTETQAEVQPSEQPEPHAAPSEPEQAVSAHEPHVVAEPAPEVEQAPLPEQGEQDDKDKPQA